A stretch of Arachis hypogaea cultivar Tifrunner chromosome 15, arahy.Tifrunner.gnm2.J5K5, whole genome shotgun sequence DNA encodes these proteins:
- the LOC112747147 gene encoding uncharacterized protein isoform X1 — protein sequence MEKVDEGLKKIFLPVNENNTHWYLVVFDLCNHQTILLDSLPIATDKEQKRLSIVKLAKYLEDMLKYDSFYKYNTPFRPRILDFAFVDMLEIGEQAPGSNDCGVWVAT from the exons ATGGAAAAAGTTGATGAAGGTCTAAAAAAG ATCTTTTTACCTGTCAACGAGAACAACACACATTGGTATCTGGTTGTTTTTGATTTATGCAATCATCAAACAATTCTGCTAGACTCCCTACCGATTGCTACAGATAAAGAGCAAAAGAGATTGAGTATAGTAAAACTG GCAAAATATCTGGAAGATATGCTTAAGTATGACTCGTTCTATAAATACAATACTCCGTTCAGGCCAAGGATACTTGATTTTGCATTTGTGGATATGCTAGAAATAGGAGAACAAGCTCCTGGCTC TAATGATTGTGGGGTATGGGTGGCAACCTAG
- the LOC112747147 gene encoding uncharacterized protein isoform X2: MEKVDEGLKKIFLPVNENNTHWYLVVFDLCNHQTILLDSLPIATDKEQKRLSIVKLVNDGTRIRLALDLILRPHNLMLR; this comes from the exons ATGGAAAAAGTTGATGAAGGTCTAAAAAAG ATCTTTTTACCTGTCAACGAGAACAACACACATTGGTATCTGGTTGTTTTTGATTTATGCAATCATCAAACAATTCTGCTAGACTCCCTACCGATTGCTACAGATAAAGAGCAAAAGAGATTGAGTATAGTAAAACTG gTTAATGATGGTACAAGGATACGACTTGCATTGGATTTGATTCTAAGGCCCCACAACTTGATGCTGCGGTAA